The following are encoded together in the Culex pipiens pallens isolate TS chromosome 1, TS_CPP_V2, whole genome shotgun sequence genome:
- the LOC120413722 gene encoding uncharacterized protein LOC120413722, with the protein MSHHPSRKPPVRPNRRAAAAAAKAPVPTGTDWKKIGFTGVGLVILTAVAAVVYQGYLETRVVTPYSQKKLAAASFDTKMLWGSYRPGIYFGLSTREEHPLATGLMWYFPKELRQLSDIRHLCEIGDNLKQYGWTAHDGRNFGVQHIQDGPVLLETSFVKDVHNNAPSWTAKVDVRTTSARSSRDTISLLWYVAFESDDDGFIGLSQGGEKLPTISAFSPTAGQLSVKFSQGGEGVQEVTSVCVEARGFNTLKETIVEHLKVHREGESMSYYLLDKESRMNCSLVAVLVTVRTPTTLLIHMNSGYDADSEILTEKEYDQSLERHVKKFSRRFSNTFKLQEKGFNGSQVGFAEAALSNMVGGIGYFYGASKVKGEHNENPINYWKAPLYTAVPSRSFFPRGFLWDEGFHGLLISSWDIDIALDIMTHWLDLMNVDGWIPREQILGSEALAKVPAEFVVQHNKNANPPTMFLELRYLLNNYQAELLQPGRNKILNSLLPRLQAWHSWFNTTQLGTLSGSYQWKGRTVTPQEINPKTLTSGLDDFPRASHPDGQERHVDLLCWMALASQTIADLQRFLGKDDTKYRAAYEYLSDTNLLDSLHLSTSTNTYADYGLHTDKVTLKRYQFQQEEKMLREVLDQPKYRYVDSVFGYVNLFPFLTKLLPPDASSLKTTLENIHNPDLLWSPYGIRSLSKRSLLYMKHNTQHDPPYWRGQIWININYLILGALDHYGKLEGPHRELARRMYGELRTNLVTNLYKQYQRTGYIWENYNDSTGEGRGCYPFTGWSALVVMIMAEIY; encoded by the exons ATGTCCCACCATCCGTCGCGAAAACCTCCGGTACGGCCCAACAGGCGGGCGGCGGCCGCAGCCGCAAAAGCACCCGTCCCAACGGGTACGGACTGGAAGAAAATCGGCTTCACCGGCGTCGGGCTGGTAATTTTGACGGCCGTGGCCGCCGTCGTCTACCAGGGCTATCTGGAAACCCGGGTCGTGACGCCGTACAGCCAGAAGAAGCTCGCGGCGGCCAGCTTCGACACGAAGATGCTGTGGGGAAGCTATCGGCCAg GAATCTACTTCGGCCTGAGCACGCGCGAGGAACACCCGCTCGCGACCGGCCTCATGTGGTACTTCCCGAAAGAGCTGCGCCAGCTTTCGGACATCCGGCACCTGTGCGAAATCGGCGACAACCTCAAGCAGTACGGCTGGACCGCGCACGACGGGCGCAACTTTGGCGTCCAGCACATCCAGGACGGCCCGGTCCTGCTGGAGACCTCGTTCGTCAAGGACGTCCACAACAACGCCCCCAGCTGGACGGCCAAGGTGGACGTTAGGACTACTTCTGCGAGGAGTTCGCGCGACACAATCTCTTTGTTGTGGTACGTCGCGTTCGAATCGGATGACGACGGGTTTATTGGGTTGAGTCAGGGCGGGGAGAAGCTGCCAACGATCAGCGCGTTTTCACCGACGGCTGGTCAGCTGAGTGTGAAGTTCTCGCAGGGTGGGGAGGGGGTTCAGGAGGTTACGTCGGTTTGTGTTGAGGCACGGGGGTTCAACACGCTGAAGGAAACGATCGTGGAGCATTTGAAGGTTCACCGGGAAGGGGAGTCGATGTCGTACTACTTGTTGGATAAGGAGAGTCGAATGAATTGTAGCTTGGTGGCGGTTTTGGTCACCGTACGGACGCCTACGACGTTGTTGATCCACATGAACAGTGGGTACGATGCGGACAGTGAGATTTTGACGGAGAAGGAGTACGATCAGAGTCTTGAACGGCACGTGAAGAAGTTTAGTAGGAGGTTTAGCAATACCTTCAAGTTGCAGGAGAAGGGTTTTAATGGTAGTCAGGTTGGATTTGCTGAAGCGGCTTTAAGTAACATGGTTGGAGGAATCGGTTACTTCTACGGAGCATCGAAGGTTAAAGGAGAGCACAACGAGAATCCCATCAACTACTGGAAGGCTCCGCTGTACACGGCCGTGCCGTCGAGGTCGTTCTTCCCGCGTGGTTTCCTGTGGGACGAAGGCTTCCACGGGTTGTTGATATCAAGTTGGGACATCGATATCGCGTTGGATATCATGACCCACTGGTTGGACCTGATGAATGTTGACGGATGGATTCCGCGCGAGCAGATCTTGGGCAGTGAAGCTCTGGCTAAGGTTCCGGCTGAGTTTGTGGTTCAGCACAACAAGAACGCCAATCCGCCTACGATGTTCCTGGAACTTCGCTACCTGTTGAACAACTACCAAGCTGAACTGCTGCAACCTGGTCGCAACAAGATCCTCAACTCACTTTTGCCACGACTTCAAGCCTGGCACTCCTGGTTCAACACCACCCAGCTCGGAACCCTGTCCGGAAGCTACCAGTGGAAGGGACGAACGGTCACCCCCCAGGAGATCAACCCCAAAACGCTTACTTCCGGTTTGGACGACTTCCCCCGAGCATCGCACCCCGACGGCCAGGAACGCCACGTTGACCTGCTCTGCTGGATGGCCCTGGCGTCGCAAACCATCGCCGATCTCCAGCGCTTCCTAGGCAAGGACGACACCAAATACCGCGCCGCGTACGAATACCTCTCCGACACGAACCTCCTCGACAGTCTGCACCTCTCAACGTCCACCAACACCTACGCCGATTACGGTCTGCACACCGACAAGGTCACCCTCAAGCGATACCAGTTCCAGCAGGAGGAAAAAATGCTCCGCGAAGTCCTAGATCAACCCAAGTACCGCTACGTCGACTCCGTCTTCGGCTACGTCAACCTGTTCCCCTTCCTGACGAAGCTCCTCCCCCCAGACGCATCCTCCCTGAAAACCACCCTCGAGAACATCCACAACCCCGACCTCCTCTGGTCCCCGTACGGCATCCGATCGCTGTCCAAGCGATCGCTACTCTACATGAAGCACAACACCCAGCACGATCCGCCCTATTGGCGGGGTCAGATCTGGATCAACATCAACTACCTGATCCTGGGGGCGCTCGATCACTACGGCAAGCTCGAGGGACCGCACCGGGAGTTGGCCCGGCGGATGTACGGCGAACTGCGAACGAATCTGGTGACGAATTTGTACAAGCAGTACCAACGGACCGGGTACATCTGGGAGAACTACAATGATAGCACCGGGGAGGGACGGGGCTGTTATCCGTTCACCGGGTGGAGTGCGCTCGTTGTTATGATTATGGCGGAAATATATTGA
- the LOC120413740 gene encoding uncharacterized protein LOC120413740, which yields MVATKHRISSRFDKSDNLDDWIRKIKNKKFVVKRETRGQDLRVLAMLSGALSHAEECLRREKIRKQEDRAVKWARIRSRLAEPPRMYCDLEEEEDEKARNASNVIWSEDFNGINNFITELNSIKTTISR from the coding sequence ATGGTCGCAACCAAGCACCGAATTTCGTCACGGTTCGATAAGTCAGACAATCTAGACGACTGGATCCGTAAGATCAAGAACAAAAAGTTTGTCGTCAAGCGTGAAACCCGCGGACAGGACCTGCGGGTCCTGGCGATGCTCAGCGGAGCGCTTTCTCACGCCGAAGAGTGCCTGCGGCGTGAGAAAATCCGCAAACAGGAAGATCGGGCCGTCAAGTGGGCCCGGATCCGCTCGCGTCTCGCGGAACCCCCGCGGATGTACTGTGACCTGGAGGAGGAAGAGGACGAAAAGGCCCGTAACGCGTCCAACGTCATCTGGAGTGAAGACTTTAACGGAATTAACAATTTCATAACGGAACTGAACAGTATCAAAACCACAATTAGCCGATAG